The genomic region TCCCGCTCGGGGGCATTGCTCCACACGACCGCTCCCGTCAGCCGTGACGCCCGCTCCACGTACACGTGGGCCAGGCTACGCCGCGGGCCGCGCGGGTGCCGCGAGCGTCCCGGGCCGGGCCGACCCCACCGCCGCCGACCAGGGCGCCCGGCCAGGGCACCGCGGCTCCCGCCGCTACGCCGACCGCCCCCGGTACTCCACCGGGCTCACCCCGTACACCCGCTTGAACGCCGTCGACAGGGCGAACGCGCTGCCGTACCCCACCCGGCGGGCCACCGCGTCGAGTGTGTCCTCGGAGTCGCGCAGGCGGTCGGCGGCCAGGGCGAGGCGCCAGCCGGTGAGGTACGTCATCGGGGGCTCGCCGACCAGGGCGGTGAAGCGGCGGGCGAGTGCGGCACGGGACACCCCCGCCTTGGCGGCGAGCGCGGCGACGGTCCACGGGTGGGCGGGGTCGTCCTGGAGCAGGCGCAGGACACCGCCGACGACCGGGTCGGCCAGGGCCCGGTACCAGGCGGGGGCCTCCGCCTCGGGGCGGGCGAACCACGCGCGCAGCGCGGCGATGACCAGCAGGTCCAGCAGACGGTCCAGGACGACCTCCTGGCCCGGCTCGTCCCGCACGATCTCCTCGGCGACGTACGGGGTGAGCGGACAGTCCCACACGTCGGACGTGAGGGCGAGCAGCGGCGGCAGCGCGTCCAGCAGCCGGCCGCTGATCTCGCCCTGCATCGGGTACGTGCCGATCAGCATCACCGTGGCGCCGTCGAGCCGGTCGCCCCAGGTGCGCACGCCCAGGTCCATGGAGCCGTTCAGGGGGCGGCCGTCGGGGTGGCGGCACTCCTGGCCGGGAAGGATCAGCGCCTGCGGTGCCGTACCGGGGTCGTCCGCGCAGGTGTACGGGTCCGGGCCGCGGGCGATGGCGAGGTCCCCGGCCCGCAGCCGTGTCCGCTCGCCCCGGTCGGGCAGGACCCAGGCCTCGCCGCGCACGACGAGCATCACGGTGAGCGGCGCCCGGTCCTCCACGCGTACCGCCCACGGCGGGTCGAAGCACGCCCTGGTCATGAACGCGCCCCGGGCGCGGGGGCCCTCCAGCAGCCCTGCGAGGGGGTCCCCCGGCCTGAGCGTGTTCGAGCGTGGGGGCGCGTCCATGGGATCAGCGTAGACGCGGTCGTATGGGAATGAGCCGTTCAGCGATGGTTCCGCGCGGTGTACGGCAGTTGACTCGACGGCATGACGAACACGACACGGGACACGCAGGGCATGACGGTTGTGGTGACGGGCGCCTCGGGCCGTACGGGCAGCCGCGTGGCACGGGCGGCGAAGGCGGCCGGGCTCACGGTACGGGCGGCGTCGCGGGCGACCGGTTTCGACTGGTGGGACCGCTCGACCTGGGCGGACGCGCTGCGCGGCGCCGATGCGGCCTACCTCGCGTACCCCTCGGACGTCGGTGCGCCGGGCGCCGCCGAGGCGGTCGGGGACCTCGCGCGGGAGGCGGTCGGGCTCGGGGTACGGCGGCTGGTGCTGCTGTCCGGGCGCGGCGAGGATCAGGCCCTGCCCACCGAGGAGGCGCTGCACGCGTCGGGGGCGGAGTGGACGGTCCTGCGGGCCGCGTGGTTCGCGCAGAACTTCAGCGAGGGGCCGCTGGTGGCGGAGCTGCGGGAGCGCGGGGAGCTGGTGTTCCCGGCCGGTGAGGTGCGCGAGCCGTTCCTCGACGTGCGGGACATCGCGGACGTGACGGTGACCGCGCTGACCACCGGCGACCGGTACGCGGGCCGGACGGTGGCCCTCTCCGGGCCGCGCCTGCTCACCTTCGGCGAGGCGGTCGCGGAAATCGCCGAGTCGACGGGCCGCCCGCTCGGCTACCGGGCGGTGTCGACACAGGACTACGGCGAGACGCTTCTCGGCTTCGGCGTCCCGCCGCAGGAGGTCGCAGCCCTGACCGAGATATTCGACACCCTCCTCGACGGCCGCAACGCACACCTGTCGGACGGCGTGCGGGAGGTCCTGGGCCGCGCGCCCGGGGACTTCTCGGACTTCGTGCGGGAGGAGACGGCGGCGGGAACGTGGCGGGCGTGACGACGACGGGCCGCCGCCGGGCCGGACCCGGGAGACGAGTGACGCTGCGTCGCCTGCCGGCGAGCACGCGGGGCCCCGGAACACGAGCCGACGGCGACCCGAGTGAGGCGACGTCGGCGGGCCGCCGCCGGCACCGGCCACGGCCAGGCCGGGCCCCGCGGAGCGAGTGACAGCCAGCGACAGGCGCACCGGCCATGGACACGCGGAGTCTCGGAGGCACGCCGGCGGTGGCCCGCCGGCCAGGGGTGAGTGACGGTGTGTCGCCCGCTGACATCCAGCGCCAGCCGCCGGCGAACCGGACACCGGAAGGCGCGTCGAGGGCCGACCGCCCCCAGGGCGGGCGGGGCGCGTCGTGGGCAGGTCGCCGCCCGGACCGGCCGCGGCGGCGATGCGGCGCGACCGCAGTTCCGGCGGGCCCGCCGGAGCGCGTGCCCGTTGCGGCCCCAGCGGCCGCGGGAACACGCAGGCCCGTCACTTGTCGGCGGGCGGTGGTGGTTCGCCGTTGGAGTGGGCAGGGCCCTTCGTGTGGGTGCTCTTCACATGGGTCCGCAGGCGGGCCGTGACGTCCTCCGGGGGCAGGAAGCGGGACCAGCGTTCCGGGAACTCGGAGGGCATGTCGGGGTCGGACTCGCCCGCGGCGGCGGCGCGGGCCACGTACTCGGCGACCTGCGCCTGCCGCAGGCGTTCGTTGGCCTCGCGGGCGGCAGCCGTCGCGGCGGCCGGCCAGACCCGGTCGATGGCGGCGTTGACCGCGGCCCCGACGAGCACGGCGAACGCGGACACACCGATCCACAGCAGCACGGCGACCGGCGCGGCCAGGGAGCCGTAGATCGTCGGGCCCTCGACCGTGCTGGTCAGGTAGATCCGCAGCAGGAAGCTGCCGAGGACCCACATGCCGAGGGCGACGAGCGCGCCGGGCACGTCCTCGATCCACGGGGAGCGGACGGGGACGGACACGTGGTAGAGCGTGGTCAGGAAGGCGATGGACAGGAGGATGACGACCGGCCAGTACAGGACCTGGACGACCGTCGTCGACCACGGCACGATCCGCACCACCGCGTCCGGCCCGGCCACCATCAGCGGCAGCGCGATCGAGCCGATCAGCAGGGCGACGATGAACAGCGCGAAGGCCATCAGGCGGGTCTTCACGATGCCCCGGACGCCGTCGAGGCCGTACATGACGGTGATGGTGTCTATGAAGACGTTCACCGCGCGGGAGCCGGACCACAGGGCGAACAGGAAACCGATGGAGATGACGTCGGGCCGGCCGCCCTTCATCACGTCGTGCAGGATCGGCTCGGCGATCTGCCGCACGCCCCGGTCGGACAACACCGTGCGGGCGGCCTCCAGGAGGTTGGCCTGGAGGCTCTCGATCGTGTCGGCGCCGGTCCAGGCGTCGACGTAGCCGAGCAGTCCGATCATGCTCAGCAGCAGCGGCGGAACCGACAGCAGCGTGAAGAACGCGGCCTCCGCCGCCAGGCCCAGGATGCGGTACTCGATGCAGGAGTTGACGGTGTCCTTGAGCAACAGCCAGGCGGTCCTGCGCTTGGAGACGTTCCGGTAGAGAGCACGCGCCCGGTGGAGGCGCCCGGAGGGTGTGTCGGGGGTTTCACTTGCTGGCTGCACCCCCTAACGGTATCCGTCGCGCCTGACCGTACTCACCCTCAGGCCGGTCCGGGGCATCCGGCCCTCGCCCCTTGGTGACCAAGGTGCCACCGCGGGGTACTTTCGCAGCATGGCTGGCAGCACCCACTCCGTGAACAACCAGGTCCCGCCGCTGGTCGGGTACGACGTCTTCTCGGCCGACCGGGCCCTCACGGCGGCGGTCGAACGGCATCTGGATCCCGGCCTGCGCGACGAGGTGCTCGGCGAGCTGTCGGCGCTCGGGCGGACCTCCGGCTCCGCCCAGGTGCAGGAGTGGGGGGCGCAGGCAAACGAGAACCCGCCCCGGCTGCGCACCCACGACCGGTACGGCCACCGGATCGACGAGGTCGAGTTCCATCCGTCCTGGCACCGGCTGCTCGGCAAGGGCGTCTCGGCCGGTCTGACCGCGGCCTGGGACCGGCCGGCCGGGCATCTGCGGCGGGCCGCCGCCTTCCTGGTGTGGACGCAGGTCGAGGCCGGCAACGGCTGCCCGCTGTCGATGACGCACGCGGCGGTGCCCGCCCTGCGCACCGACCCGGACCTGGCCGCCGAGTGGGAACCGCGGCTGACGTCCATGGTCTACGACCGTGAGCTCAGGCCCGCGCACCTCAAGGCCGGGGCGCTGTTCGGGATGGGCATGACGGAGAAGCAGGGCGGCAGCGACGTACGGGCGGGCACGACGTCCGCGCGGCCGCTCGCCGAGGACGGGACGTACGAACTGACCGGGCACAAGTGGTTCTGCTCCGCGCCGATGTCCGACGGTTTCCTGGTGCTGGCGCAGGCGCCGGGCGGGCTCACCTGCTTCCTGGTGCCGCGGGTGCTGGCGGACGGCACGCGCAACGTGTTCCTGCTGCAGCGGCTCAAGGACAAGCTCGGCAACCGGTCGAACGCCTCGGCCGAGGTCGAGTTCGACGGGACCTGGGCGCGCCGGGTCGGCGAGGAGGGGCGCGGGGTGCGCACCATCATCGAGATGGTGGCGGCGACCCGGCTCGACTGTGTGCTGGGCTCGGCGGGGCTGATGCGGC from Streptomyces chartreusis NRRL 3882 harbors:
- a CDS encoding AraC family transcriptional regulator codes for the protein MDAPPRSNTLRPGDPLAGLLEGPRARGAFMTRACFDPPWAVRVEDRAPLTVMLVVRGEAWVLPDRGERTRLRAGDLAIARGPDPYTCADDPGTAPQALILPGQECRHPDGRPLNGSMDLGVRTWGDRLDGATVMLIGTYPMQGEISGRLLDALPPLLALTSDVWDCPLTPYVAEEIVRDEPGQEVVLDRLLDLLVIAALRAWFARPEAEAPAWYRALADPVVGGVLRLLQDDPAHPWTVAALAAKAGVSRAALARRFTALVGEPPMTYLTGWRLALAADRLRDSEDTLDAVARRVGYGSAFALSTAFKRVYGVSPVEYRGRSA
- a CDS encoding NmrA family transcriptional regulator, with protein sequence MTNTTRDTQGMTVVVTGASGRTGSRVARAAKAAGLTVRAASRATGFDWWDRSTWADALRGADAAYLAYPSDVGAPGAAEAVGDLAREAVGLGVRRLVLLSGRGEDQALPTEEALHASGAEWTVLRAAWFAQNFSEGPLVAELRERGELVFPAGEVREPFLDVRDIADVTVTALTTGDRYAGRTVALSGPRLLTFGEAVAEIAESTGRPLGYRAVSTQDYGETLLGFGVPPQEVAALTEIFDTLLDGRNAHLSDGVREVLGRAPGDFSDFVREETAAGTWRA
- a CDS encoding YihY/virulence factor BrkB family protein; the protein is MQPASETPDTPSGRLHRARALYRNVSKRRTAWLLLKDTVNSCIEYRILGLAAEAAFFTLLSVPPLLLSMIGLLGYVDAWTGADTIESLQANLLEAARTVLSDRGVRQIAEPILHDVMKGGRPDVISIGFLFALWSGSRAVNVFIDTITVMYGLDGVRGIVKTRLMAFALFIVALLIGSIALPLMVAGPDAVVRIVPWSTTVVQVLYWPVVILLSIAFLTTLYHVSVPVRSPWIEDVPGALVALGMWVLGSFLLRIYLTSTVEGPTIYGSLAAPVAVLLWIGVSAFAVLVGAAVNAAIDRVWPAAATAAAREANERLRQAQVAEYVARAAAAGESDPDMPSEFPERWSRFLPPEDVTARLRTHVKSTHTKGPAHSNGEPPPPADK
- a CDS encoding acyl-CoA dehydrogenase family protein codes for the protein MAGSTHSVNNQVPPLVGYDVFSADRALTAAVERHLDPGLRDEVLGELSALGRTSGSAQVQEWGAQANENPPRLRTHDRYGHRIDEVEFHPSWHRLLGKGVSAGLTAAWDRPAGHLRRAAAFLVWTQVEAGNGCPLSMTHAAVPALRTDPDLAAEWEPRLTSMVYDRELRPAHLKAGALFGMGMTEKQGGSDVRAGTTSARPLAEDGTYELTGHKWFCSAPMSDGFLVLAQAPGGLTCFLVPRVLADGTRNVFLLQRLKDKLGNRSNASAEVEFDGTWARRVGEEGRGVRTIIEMVAATRLDCVLGSAGLMRQAVAQAVHHCTHREAFGGKLVDKPLMRNVLADLAIESEAATTLALRLAAACDDGGEQERALLRIAVPAAKYWVTKRCPPVAVEAAECLGGNGYVEESGLPRLVRESPLNSIWEGAGNVQALDVLRALQREPGALDAYLREVGQARGADHRLDGAIKNLLTELADLQGVEGRARRLAERLALVLQGSLLVRFAPPQVADAFCAARLGGDGGAAFGTLPHTLDLASVVERARPVA